From a region of the Campylobacter showae genome:
- a CDS encoding RrF2 family transcriptional regulator, with the protein MLLTKASEYALLSLIYIAQKDAPSDVDTMSGELEISKSFLAKILQNLAREGILVSFKGANGGFMLAQKPEEISIKRIIESAEKRKMAVFECSISADSCASSKGGMCQIWPMFSALQSKIDDFLDTITLANIIKK; encoded by the coding sequence ATGCTTTTGACAAAAGCAAGCGAATACGCGCTGCTTTCACTGATTTACATAGCGCAAAAAGACGCTCCGTCAGACGTCGATACGATGTCGGGCGAGCTTGAGATATCAAAAAGCTTTTTGGCTAAAATTTTGCAAAATTTGGCTAGAGAAGGCATTTTGGTTTCGTTTAAGGGCGCAAACGGCGGATTTATGCTCGCGCAAAAGCCTGAAGAAATCAGTATAAAAAGAATAATCGAAAGCGCAGAAAAGCGTAAAATGGCGGTATTTGAGTGCTCGATCTCGGCTGATAGCTGTGCCTCTAGTAAGGGCGGAATGTGTCAAATTTGGCCGATGTTTAGCGCGCTTCAGTCTAAAATCGACGATTTTTTAGATACAATTACGCTAGCAAATATAATCAAGAAGTAA